In a single window of the Acetivibrio clariflavus DSM 19732 genome:
- a CDS encoding She9 / Mdm33 family: MDYSYYYNNARRRYYEACSEISNCQNRINELKSQRQQKINLINQLKIDIKNHEEAFEGVGQIIKSEEELNKKIADISNKTNQASVNYSGMVRSSNVTNKNLNEVYNNEMTNTKRTLNNIFTSLKRKKSDLNTKIIDLKKQLQDAETELQNINNRIAATESDLQYWKRAKTSASYDMEYYRRKMNEAV, translated from the coding sequence ATGGACTACAGTTATTATTATAATAATGCCAGACGCAGATATTACGAAGCTTGTTCAGAAATTAGCAACTGTCAAAACAGAATAAATGAATTGAAAAGTCAACGTCAGCAAAAAATCAATCTTATCAATCAGCTTAAAATTGATATTAAAAACCATGAGGAAGCCTTTGAGGGAGTAGGTCAAATAATCAAGAGTGAAGAAGAGCTTAACAAAAAAATTGCTGACATTTCCAATAAAACCAACCAAGCATCAGTTAATTATAGTGGAATGGTCCGTTCTAGCAATGTAACCAACAAAAATCTGAATGAAGTTTACAACAATGAAATGACAAATACAAAACGAACATTGAACAACATATTTACAAGCCTTAAAAGAAAAAAAAGCGACTTAAACACAAAAATTATAGATTTGAAAAAGCAATTACAGGATGCTGAAACCGAATTACAGAATATAAATAATAGAATAGCTGCGACAGAGTCTGATTTGCAATATTGGAAAAGGGCCAAAACGAGTGCCTCATATGACATGGAATACTATAGGCGTAAAATGAACGAGGCGGTATGA
- a CDS encoding HNH endonuclease, with protein sequence MIKGELVRPSKSQKGVVPPDNEWQIDHIIPKSKGGTNSYSNAQVLSRKQNRLKSDKL encoded by the coding sequence GTGATCAAGGGGGAGCTAGTTAGGCCAAGTAAAAGTCAGAAAGGAGTTGTTCCACCAGATAATGAATGGCAAATAGATCACATAATTCCTAAAAGCAAAGGCGGAACTAACAGTTATAGTAATGCTCAAGTGTTGTCGCGCAAACAGAATAGATTAAAATCAGATAAACTCTAA
- a CDS encoding SMI1/KNR4 family protein: protein MKDEKESNLKDWKDKISVMVLVKQEIQRLDKMGIWPHYLPEIAATEEQLASAEKYLGHSIDKDYREFLMCANGWKGFLHTIDLFGTGDLIGSSLMDYVLRNLDVMDDAAKLSETSGFLKEELLPIAATREDIDLFVITRETSSHPGIVIWFAGGEVEKFPNFKEFFSYD, encoded by the coding sequence ATGAAAGATGAAAAAGAATCAAACTTAAAAGATTGGAAAGATAAAATATCTGTTATGGTGTTGGTGAAACAGGAAATACAACGACTTGATAAAATGGGTATTTGGCCACACTACCTTCCTGAAATTGCAGCAACTGAAGAACAGTTGGCCTCAGCTGAAAAATATTTAGGTCACAGTATTGATAAAGATTATAGGGAATTTTTGATGTGTGCAAATGGCTGGAAAGGTTTTCTGCATACAATTGATTTGTTTGGCACAGGAGATTTGATTGGTTCGAGCTTGATGGATTATGTTTTGAGAAACCTTGATGTAATGGATGATGCTGCTAAGTTATCTGAAACTTCAGGATTTTTAAAAGAGGAATTATTACCGATTGCAGCTACGCGTGAAGATATAGACTTATTTGTAATAACCCGAGAAACATCATCTCATCCTGGAATTGTTATTTGGTTTGCTGGCGGAGAAGTAGAGAAGTTTCCCAATTTTAAAGAGTTTTTTAGCTATGACTGA
- a CDS encoding tetratricopeptide repeat protein: MNVKEIIADSHLAFLNQENETALRLANQAISLDKTNPDAYKCAGNACMSLNRYEDAVKNYSLAVKYDPNNGNRYFDLGFALAAAEKLADALKNLAKAEELGCVPENLVQLYNLLGILCFDIGRYDDALVNLSKAEQLIGPDIDILQRKAIIYGIKNDIRNGLLTANQIKLIAPSEYTGYKIALKLLIQAKRLDAAQKEIERAKKYAAPTMDFYFDCMTFELEKYKEDNDKEHFRDALAIIEKALKFVKPTVKDVIESYINAAELYLQLEDPDRTIECLNAAQNPIGAYNNGFEIIIKTYEPATLTEYDIEDMIEADRQKIEDQFGDYGLEEMVESIEPDEEGNREYLTEIEDEPQNNEQDNAEAYKFNEFEQVEYSTENIDQINRLYIGAYTVKKDFDKVIEYARKLQASENTHSNYIGKYTEANAMKELGLPDWTEKYEEVIKFFRNAMIKDPTDLMAVTFRVQCYIDIGRYDEAEQLCNLLSKEVKNSLLEKINEAKSGGD; this comes from the coding sequence ATGAACGTTAAGGAGATAATAGCTGATTCGCATCTTGCATTTCTGAATCAAGAAAACGAAACAGCTTTGAGATTGGCAAATCAAGCAATATCTTTAGACAAGACTAACCCGGACGCATATAAATGTGCCGGAAACGCTTGTATGTCATTGAATCGCTATGAAGATGCTGTAAAAAACTACAGTTTAGCTGTTAAATATGATCCAAACAATGGCAACAGGTATTTTGACCTTGGCTTTGCTTTAGCTGCTGCTGAAAAATTGGCCGATGCTTTAAAAAATCTTGCCAAAGCGGAAGAATTGGGTTGTGTTCCGGAAAATCTTGTCCAGCTTTATAATTTGCTCGGTATTCTTTGTTTTGATATAGGAAGATACGATGATGCTCTTGTAAACTTAAGTAAAGCGGAGCAGCTTATTGGCCCTGATATTGATATTCTTCAGCGAAAAGCTATTATATACGGTATAAAGAATGACATTAGGAATGGGCTATTGACAGCTAATCAGATTAAGTTAATTGCTCCGTCTGAATATACCGGTTATAAAATTGCATTAAAGCTATTGATTCAGGCAAAGCGCTTGGATGCTGCACAGAAAGAAATTGAAAGGGCAAAAAAATATGCAGCACCTACAATGGATTTCTATTTTGATTGTATGACTTTTGAGCTAGAAAAATACAAAGAGGATAATGATAAAGAGCATTTTAGAGATGCCCTTGCCATAATCGAAAAAGCATTAAAATTTGTAAAACCAACTGTGAAAGATGTAATTGAAAGTTACATTAATGCAGCAGAGTTATATCTACAGCTTGAAGATCCCGACAGGACCATAGAGTGTCTTAATGCTGCACAAAACCCTATTGGGGCATATAACAACGGCTTTGAGATAATTATAAAAACTTATGAACCTGCTACATTGACCGAGTATGATATCGAAGACATGATTGAAGCCGATAGGCAAAAAATTGAAGATCAATTTGGCGATTATGGCTTGGAAGAAATGGTTGAGAGTATTGAACCGGATGAAGAGGGCAATAGGGAATACTTAACAGAAATCGAAGACGAACCGCAGAATAATGAACAGGATAATGCAGAAGCATATAAGTTCAACGAATTTGAGCAAGTTGAATATTCAACTGAAAATATAGACCAAATAAACAGACTATATATTGGAGCGTATACAGTAAAGAAGGATTTTGACAAAGTTATTGAGTATGCTAGAAAATTACAAGCTAGTGAGAATACTCATAGCAATTACATAGGAAAATATACTGAAGCTAATGCCATGAAGGAACTCGGTTTACCGGATTGGACAGAAAAATATGAAGAAGTAATTAAATTCTTTAGAAATGCTATGATAAAAGATCCAACCGATCTAATGGCTGTTACTTTCCGTGTTCAATGTTATATAGATATTGGACGTTATGATGAAGCCGAACAGCTTTGCAATCTTTTATCGAAAGAAGTAAAAAATTCATTACTTGAAAAAATTAATGAAGCCAAATCTGGGGGTGATTAA